One Actinosynnema pretiosum DNA segment encodes these proteins:
- a CDS encoding RNA polymerase-binding protein RbpA, whose translation MAGGNAIRGTRVGAGPMGESERGESAPRRRVSYWCANAHESRPSFAVEADVPEMWDCPRCGLPAGRDEQAPPAPPRNEPYKTHLAYVKERRSDADGEAILEEALTKLRRQREEP comes from the coding sequence ATGGCTGGTGGTAACGCGATTCGCGGTACCCGCGTCGGCGCAGGCCCGATGGGCGAGTCGGAGCGCGGCGAGTCCGCGCCCCGGCGTCGGGTGTCGTACTGGTGCGCCAACGCGCACGAGTCGCGCCCGTCGTTCGCGGTCGAAGCGGACGTCCCGGAGATGTGGGACTGTCCGCGGTGCGGTCTTCCGGCAGGCCGGGACGAGCAGGCGCCGCCTGCTCCCCCGCGCAACGAGCCGTACAAGACGCACCTCGCCTACGTGAAGGAGCGCCGCTCCGACGCGGACGGCGAGGCGATCCTCGAAGAGGCGCTCACCAAGCTGCGCAGGCAGCGCGAAGAGCCCTAG
- the secG gene encoding preprotein translocase subunit SecG — translation MNTFLQILLIVSSLLLILLVLLHRGRGGGLSSLFGGGMQSSLSGSSVVEKNLDRLTLFVGAIWVIAIVGIGLIQKVA, via the coding sequence ATGAACACTTTCCTGCAGATCCTCCTGATCGTGTCCAGCCTGCTGCTCATCCTGCTGGTGCTGCTGCACCGCGGTCGGGGCGGCGGTCTGTCTTCGCTGTTCGGTGGCGGTATGCAGTCGAGCCTGTCCGGCTCCAGCGTGGTGGAGAAGAACCTGGACCGCCTGACGCTGTTCGTCGGCGCGATCTGGGTGATCGCCATCGTGGGCATCGGCTTGATTCAGAAGGTCGCCTGA
- the tpiA gene encoding triose-phosphate isomerase — MARTPLIAGNWKMNLNHLEAIALVQKIAFALPEKYYAKVEVAVLPPFTDIRSVQTLVDGDKLLLKYGAQDLSPHDSGAYTGDISGVMLAKLGCSYVTVGHSERRDYHGEDDATVNKKVKAALKHGITPIFCLGEKVDVRERGEHVAFCTDQLVAGLKGLTAEQVRGVVIAYEPVWAIGTGKVASAADAQEVCSALRVKLAEAYGEDVASEVRVLYGGSVKSGSVGELIAQKDVDGALVGGASLDGDEFSKLCALAAGGPLP, encoded by the coding sequence GTGGCGCGCACTCCGCTGATCGCGGGCAACTGGAAGATGAATCTGAACCACCTGGAGGCCATCGCCCTGGTGCAGAAGATCGCCTTCGCGCTGCCCGAGAAGTACTACGCCAAGGTCGAGGTGGCGGTGCTCCCGCCGTTCACCGACATCCGCAGCGTGCAGACCCTCGTCGACGGCGACAAGCTCCTGCTCAAGTACGGCGCGCAGGACCTGTCCCCGCACGACTCGGGCGCCTACACCGGCGACATCTCGGGCGTGATGCTCGCGAAGCTCGGCTGCTCCTACGTCACCGTGGGCCACTCCGAGCGGCGCGACTACCACGGCGAGGACGACGCGACCGTCAACAAGAAGGTCAAGGCGGCCCTCAAGCACGGGATCACCCCGATCTTCTGCCTCGGCGAGAAGGTCGACGTGCGGGAGAGGGGCGAGCACGTCGCCTTCTGCACCGACCAGCTCGTCGCCGGCCTCAAGGGCCTGACCGCCGAGCAGGTGCGCGGCGTCGTCATCGCCTACGAGCCCGTGTGGGCCATCGGCACCGGCAAGGTCGCCAGCGCGGCCGACGCGCAGGAGGTCTGCTCGGCGCTGCGGGTCAAGCTGGCCGAGGCGTACGGCGAGGACGTCGCGTCCGAGGTCCGGGTGCTCTACGGCGGCTCGGTGAAGTCCGGCAGCGTCGGCGAGCTGATCGCCCAGAAGGACGTCGACGGCGCCCTCGTGGGCGGCGCGAGCCTGGACGGCGACGAGTTCAGCAAGCTGTGCGCGCTGGCCGCGGGCGGTCCCCTACCCTGA
- a CDS encoding phosphoglycerate kinase — translation MKTLGDLIAEGVSGRRVLVRADLNVPLDGSKITDDGRVRASVPTIKALVDAGARVLVAAHLGRPKGEPDPKFSLAPVAVRLGELLGQTVEIGTETAADNGTAVLLENIRFDARETSKDAAEREALADELAAKADAFVSDGFGVVHRKQASVYDVAKKLPHYAGGLVLAEVEVLRKLTDDTQRPYVVVLGGAKVSDKLGVIENLLTKVDRLLVGGGMAYTFLKAQGHEVGKSLLQEDQIEKVKGFLAEAEKRGVELLLPVDFLAATGFSADADHTVVAFDEIPADRECLDIGPASRELFASKLADAKTVFWNGPMGVFEFEKFSGGTRAVAEALIASEAFTVVGGGDSAAAVRSLGLPEDGFSHISTGGGASLEYLEGKELPGVSVLEED, via the coding sequence GTGAAGACTCTTGGCGACCTCATCGCCGAGGGTGTGTCGGGTCGGCGCGTCCTGGTGCGCGCCGACCTGAACGTCCCCCTCGACGGCAGCAAGATCACCGACGACGGCCGCGTCCGCGCGTCGGTGCCCACGATCAAGGCGCTCGTCGACGCGGGCGCCCGCGTCCTCGTGGCCGCGCACCTGGGCCGCCCCAAGGGCGAGCCCGACCCCAAGTTCTCCCTCGCCCCGGTCGCCGTGCGGCTCGGCGAGCTCCTCGGCCAGACCGTGGAGATCGGGACCGAGACGGCCGCCGACAACGGCACCGCGGTCCTGCTGGAGAACATCCGCTTCGACGCCCGCGAGACCAGCAAGGACGCCGCCGAGCGCGAGGCGCTGGCGGACGAGCTGGCCGCGAAGGCCGACGCGTTCGTGTCCGACGGCTTCGGCGTCGTGCACCGCAAGCAGGCCTCCGTCTACGACGTGGCCAAGAAGCTCCCGCACTACGCCGGTGGGCTCGTGCTGGCCGAGGTCGAGGTGCTGCGCAAGCTCACCGACGACACCCAGCGCCCCTACGTCGTCGTCCTCGGCGGCGCGAAGGTCTCGGACAAGCTCGGCGTCATCGAGAACCTGCTCACCAAGGTCGACCGGCTCCTGGTCGGCGGCGGCATGGCCTACACCTTCCTCAAGGCCCAGGGCCACGAGGTCGGCAAGTCCCTGCTCCAGGAAGACCAGATCGAGAAGGTCAAGGGCTTCCTGGCCGAGGCGGAGAAGCGCGGTGTCGAGCTGCTGCTCCCCGTCGACTTCCTCGCCGCCACCGGCTTCTCCGCCGACGCCGACCACACCGTGGTCGCCTTCGACGAGATCCCGGCCGACCGCGAGTGCCTGGACATCGGCCCCGCCTCCCGCGAGCTGTTCGCCTCGAAGCTCGCCGACGCGAAGACCGTGTTCTGGAACGGCCCCATGGGCGTGTTCGAGTTCGAGAAGTTCTCCGGCGGCACCCGCGCGGTGGCCGAGGCGCTGATCGCCAGCGAGGCGTTCACCGTCGTCGGCGGCGGCGACTCCGCCGCCGCGGTCCGCTCCCTCGGCCTGCCCGAGGACGGCTTCTCGCACATCTCCACCGGCGGCGGCGCGTCGCTGGAGTACCTGGAGGGCAAGGAGCTCCCCGGCGTCTCCGTGCTGGAGGAGGACTGA
- the gap gene encoding type I glyceraldehyde-3-phosphate dehydrogenase, whose translation MTVRVGVNGFGRIGRNFWRAVQASGHDIEIVAFNDLGDVNTMAHLLKYDSILGRLDAEVSVNDEGIVVDGKTIKALAERDPGKLPWKDLGVDVVVESTGFFTDATTARKHVDEGGAKKVIISAPAKNEDLTVVFGANEGLYDGTQTVISNASCTTNCLAPLAKVLHDEFTIERGLMTTIHAYTQDQNLQDAPHKDLRRARAAALNIVPTSTGAAKAIGLVLPELKGKLDGYALRVPVPTGSATDLTVTVGRETTVDEVNAAFQKAAEGSLKGYLRYNTDPIVSADIVTDPASCIYDAPLTKVIGNQVKVVGWYDNEWGYSNRLVDLVNLVASKL comes from the coding sequence GTGACGGTTCGCGTAGGTGTCAATGGTTTCGGCCGCATCGGCCGCAACTTCTGGCGCGCCGTTCAGGCCAGTGGTCACGACATCGAGATCGTGGCCTTCAACGACCTCGGTGACGTCAACACGATGGCTCACCTGCTGAAGTACGACTCCATCCTCGGGCGCCTCGACGCCGAGGTCAGCGTGAACGACGAGGGCATCGTCGTCGACGGCAAGACCATCAAGGCCCTCGCCGAGCGCGACCCCGGCAAGCTGCCCTGGAAGGACCTCGGCGTCGACGTCGTCGTGGAGTCCACCGGCTTCTTCACCGACGCCACCACCGCCCGCAAGCACGTGGACGAGGGCGGCGCCAAGAAGGTCATCATCTCGGCCCCGGCCAAGAACGAGGACCTCACCGTCGTGTTCGGCGCCAACGAGGGCCTCTACGACGGCACCCAGACCGTCATCTCGAACGCGTCCTGCACCACCAACTGCCTCGCCCCGCTGGCGAAGGTGCTGCACGACGAGTTCACCATCGAGCGTGGCCTCATGACCACGATCCACGCGTACACGCAGGACCAGAACCTGCAGGACGCGCCGCACAAGGACCTGCGCCGCGCCCGCGCCGCCGCCCTGAACATCGTGCCCACCAGCACCGGCGCCGCCAAGGCCATCGGCCTGGTCCTGCCCGAGCTCAAGGGCAAGCTGGACGGCTACGCGCTGCGCGTGCCCGTGCCCACCGGCTCGGCCACCGACCTGACCGTCACCGTGGGTCGCGAGACCACCGTGGACGAGGTCAACGCCGCCTTCCAGAAGGCCGCCGAGGGCTCCCTCAAGGGCTACCTGCGCTACAACACCGACCCGATCGTGTCGGCCGACATCGTCACCGACCCGGCGTCCTGCATCTACGACGCCCCGCTGACCAAGGTCATCGGCAACCAGGTCAAGGTCGTCGGCTGGTACGACAACGAGTGGGGCTACTCCAACCGCCTCGTGGACCTCGTCAACCTGGTCGCCAGCAAGCTCTGA
- the whiA gene encoding DNA-binding protein WhiA, whose product MAMTSAVKDELSRLAVSKTCCRRAEVASLLRFAGGLHIVGGRVVVEAELDLGSTARRLRREIHELYGHQSDVFTITSSGLRKGTRFVVRVVKDGEGLARQTGLLDPRGRPVRGLPAPVVSGGVCDAEAAWRGAFLAHGSLTEPGRSSSLEVTCPGPEAALALVGAARRMGIGSKSREVRGAERVVIRDGDAIGAMLTRLGAHDSVLAWEERRMRREVRATANRLANFDDANLRRSARAAVAAAARVQRALEILGAEAPDHLAAAGQLRLAHRQASLEELGQLSEPQMTKDAVAGRIRRLLAMADKRARDLGLPDTESAVTADMLEAEV is encoded by the coding sequence GTGGCGATGACGTCGGCGGTCAAGGACGAGCTGAGCAGGTTGGCCGTGTCCAAGACCTGCTGCCGCCGGGCGGAGGTGGCCTCGCTGCTGCGCTTCGCGGGCGGGCTGCACATCGTGGGCGGCCGGGTGGTGGTCGAGGCCGAGCTGGACCTGGGGTCCACGGCGCGGCGGCTGCGCAGGGAGATCCACGAGCTGTACGGGCACCAGTCCGACGTCTTCACGATCACCTCCAGCGGGCTGCGCAAGGGGACGCGGTTCGTGGTGCGCGTGGTCAAGGACGGCGAGGGCCTGGCCAGGCAGACCGGCCTGCTCGACCCGAGGGGGCGGCCCGTGCGCGGGCTGCCCGCGCCGGTGGTGTCCGGCGGGGTGTGCGACGCCGAGGCGGCTTGGCGCGGCGCGTTCCTGGCCCACGGCTCCCTCACCGAGCCGGGCCGCTCCTCGTCGCTGGAGGTGACCTGCCCAGGGCCCGAGGCGGCGCTGGCGCTGGTCGGCGCGGCGCGGCGGATGGGCATCGGGTCGAAGTCGCGGGAGGTGCGCGGCGCGGAGCGGGTCGTCATAAGGGACGGCGACGCCATCGGCGCGATGCTGACCAGGCTCGGCGCGCACGACAGCGTGCTGGCCTGGGAGGAGCGGCGGATGCGCCGCGAGGTGCGGGCCACCGCGAACCGCCTGGCGAACTTCGACGACGCCAACCTGCGCCGCTCCGCGCGGGCGGCCGTCGCTGCGGCGGCGCGGGTGCAGCGGGCGCTGGAGATCCTCGGCGCGGAGGCCCCGGACCACCTGGCGGCGGCCGGTCAGCTGCGGCTGGCGCACCGGCAGGCGTCGCTGGAGGAGCTGGGGCAGCTGTCGGAGCCGCAGATGACCAAGGACGCGGTGGCCGGGCGGATCCGGCGGCTGCTGGCCATGGCGGACAAGCGGGCGCGCGACCTGGGGCTGCCGGACACCGAGTCGGCGGTCACGGCGGACATGCTGGAGGCCGAGGTGTGA
- a CDS encoding gluconeogenesis factor YvcK family protein: protein MSAVALGGGHGLHATLTALRRLTDDVTAVVTVADDGGSSGRLRRELGLLPPGDLRKAMVALADDDTSSALWSTLFQHRFGGTGALAGHAVGNLVLAGLLEQLGDPVAVLREAGRLLGVRGTVLPMCTEPLEIEADVTGLDEDDDEVRRIRGQVAIATTPGRVQRIRLHGPGRPSEPPRGCPEAVRAVLDADVVLLGPGSWFTSVLPHLLVPELHDALVRTRARKVVVLNLVPQPGETEGFSPELHLDVLSEHAPGLRVDAVVADADSVPVPDRLRRAAAALGAVAHLSDVAVPGAPDRHDSAALAESIRRALAGAGEGGSDPSSTTLRESSATQREQSESRGGPQPWR from the coding sequence CTGTCCGCTGTCGCGCTGGGCGGCGGCCACGGGCTGCACGCCACGCTCACGGCGCTGCGCAGGCTCACCGACGACGTCACCGCCGTGGTGACCGTCGCCGACGACGGGGGGTCGTCGGGCAGGCTGCGCCGCGAGCTCGGCCTGCTGCCGCCCGGCGACCTGCGCAAGGCCATGGTGGCGCTGGCCGACGACGACACCTCGTCGGCGCTGTGGTCCACGCTGTTCCAGCACCGCTTCGGCGGCACCGGCGCGCTCGCGGGCCACGCCGTCGGCAACCTGGTCCTCGCGGGCCTGCTCGAACAGCTCGGCGACCCGGTCGCCGTGCTGCGCGAGGCGGGCAGGCTGCTGGGCGTGCGCGGCACCGTGCTGCCCATGTGCACCGAGCCGCTGGAGATCGAGGCCGACGTGACCGGCCTCGACGAGGACGACGACGAGGTCAGGCGCATCCGGGGGCAGGTCGCGATCGCCACCACGCCCGGCCGGGTGCAGCGCATCCGGCTGCACGGCCCCGGCCGCCCGAGCGAGCCGCCGCGCGGCTGCCCGGAGGCGGTGCGGGCCGTGCTGGACGCGGACGTGGTGCTGCTCGGGCCCGGCTCGTGGTTCACCAGCGTGCTGCCGCACCTGCTCGTGCCGGAGCTGCACGACGCGCTCGTGCGGACCCGCGCGCGCAAGGTCGTGGTCCTCAACCTTGTCCCCCAACCGGGCGAAACCGAGGGCTTCTCCCCGGAGCTGCACCTGGACGTGCTGTCCGAGCACGCGCCGGGACTGCGCGTCGACGCGGTCGTCGCGGACGCCGACTCGGTGCCCGTCCCGGACCGGCTCAGGCGTGCCGCCGCAGCTCTGGGGGCTGTGGCGCACCTGTCGGACGTCGCGGTGCCCGGCGCTCCGGACCGGCACGACTCGGCCGCGCTGGCCGAGAGCATCCGGCGCGCGCTGGCCGGGGCGGGGGAGGGCGGGTCCGACCCGTCCAGTACAACGCTGCGTGAGTCGAGTGCGACGCAGCGTGAGCAGAGCGAGAGCAGGGGAGGACCACAGCCGTGGCGATGA
- the rapZ gene encoding RNase adapter RapZ: MEVAVVTGLSGAGRSTAAKCLEDLGWFVVDNLPPELISTMVELGAQARGAITRVAVVMDVRSRAFTDDLAAVIKDLDARGYKPKVLFLEATDDVLIRRFESVRRGHPMQADGRLADGIEAERVLLTPLREEADLVLDTSALSVHQLRAKIEDTFGSESATRTRVTVLSFGYKYGLPMDADLVMDVRFLPNPFWIPELREQTGLDGEVRNYVLTQEGAEEFLDRYHELLGLIGAGYRREGKRYLTLAVGCTGGKHRSVAISEELAGRLATEDGMAVKVVHRDLGRE, encoded by the coding sequence ATCGAGGTCGCGGTGGTGACGGGCCTGTCGGGGGCGGGCCGGTCCACCGCCGCGAAGTGCCTTGAGGACCTCGGCTGGTTCGTCGTGGACAACCTGCCGCCCGAGCTGATCTCCACCATGGTGGAGCTGGGCGCGCAGGCCAGGGGAGCCATCACCAGGGTCGCGGTCGTCATGGACGTGCGCAGCCGCGCGTTCACCGACGACCTCGCCGCCGTCATCAAGGACCTGGACGCGCGCGGCTACAAGCCGAAGGTGCTGTTCCTGGAGGCCACCGACGACGTGCTGATCCGCCGCTTCGAGTCGGTCCGCCGCGGCCACCCGATGCAGGCCGACGGCAGGCTCGCCGACGGCATCGAGGCCGAGCGGGTGCTGCTGACCCCGCTGCGCGAGGAGGCCGACCTGGTCCTGGACACCTCGGCGCTGTCCGTGCACCAGCTGCGCGCCAAGATCGAGGACACGTTCGGCTCCGAGTCGGCCACCCGCACCCGCGTCACCGTGCTGTCCTTCGGCTACAAGTACGGCCTGCCGATGGACGCCGACCTGGTCATGGACGTGCGGTTCCTGCCCAACCCGTTCTGGATCCCGGAGCTGCGCGAGCAGACCGGCCTGGACGGCGAGGTGCGCAACTACGTCCTCACCCAGGAGGGCGCCGAGGAGTTCCTCGACCGCTACCACGAGCTGCTGGGCCTGATCGGCGCCGGTTACCGCCGCGAGGGCAAGCGCTACCTGACCCTGGCCGTGGGCTGCACCGGCGGCAAGCACCGCAGCGTCGCGATCTCCGAGGAGCTGGCGGGCAGGCTCGCCACCGAGGACGGCATGGCCGTGAAGGTCGTCCACCGGGACCTGGGCCGCGAGTGA
- the uvrC gene encoding excinuclease ABC subunit UvrC, translating to MADPSTYRPAAGSIPEAPGVYKFRDPTGRVVYVGKAKSLRSRLNSYFADLSGLHPRTRQMVTTAASVEWTVVGTEVEALQLEYNWIKEFDPRFNVRYKDDKSYPMLAVTLNEEIPRLHVYRGPQRRGVRYFGPYPHAWALRETLDMLLRVFPARTCTGGVFKRHEQMGRPCLLGYIDKCSAPCVGRVSPDEHRAIVGEFCDFFAGRTDGMVRRLEREMNAAAEELEFERAARLRDDLSALRRAVEKQAVVLGDGTDADVVAFATDDLEVSVQVFHVRGGRVRGQRAWVVDRENSEGVPALVDRFLTQFYGGQAEAAGAAAEDAAPVPREVLVPELPDDAPALERWLGGLRGTKVGLRVPQRGDKRDLMATVERNAKEELQQHKLRRAGDLTARSAALQELQDALDLPSAPLRIECVDISHTQGTDVVASLVVFEDGLPRKSEYRRFALREAATEGDVASIAEVVRRRFQAYLKETAEAGDDAKPGIDPETGKPRRFAYAPNLLVVDGAGPQATAAAGVLAELGIDNVAVVGLAKRLEEVWLPDDPDPTILPRTSTALYLLQHLRDEAHRFAIAYHRQKRSKRMTASELDDVPGLGQTRKAALLKHFGSLRKLREASIEEISGVPGVGRRTAEAVRARLGAAAGTEGERT from the coding sequence GTGGCCGACCCGTCGACCTACCGACCCGCCGCCGGGAGCATCCCGGAGGCCCCCGGTGTCTACAAGTTCCGCGACCCCACTGGGCGGGTCGTCTACGTCGGCAAGGCGAAGAGCCTCCGCTCCCGGCTGAACTCCTACTTCGCCGACCTCTCCGGCCTGCACCCGCGCACCCGCCAGATGGTCACCACCGCCGCGAGCGTCGAGTGGACCGTCGTCGGCACCGAGGTCGAGGCGCTCCAGCTGGAGTACAACTGGATCAAGGAGTTCGACCCGCGCTTCAACGTCCGCTACAAGGACGACAAGTCCTACCCCATGCTCGCGGTGACCCTGAACGAGGAGATCCCGCGCCTGCACGTCTACCGGGGCCCGCAGCGCAGGGGCGTGCGCTACTTCGGCCCCTACCCGCACGCCTGGGCCCTGCGCGAGACCCTGGACATGCTGCTGCGCGTCTTCCCCGCCCGCACCTGCACCGGCGGCGTCTTCAAGCGCCACGAGCAGATGGGCCGCCCCTGCCTGCTCGGCTACATCGACAAGTGCTCCGCCCCGTGCGTCGGCCGGGTCTCCCCGGACGAGCACCGGGCCATCGTCGGCGAGTTCTGCGACTTCTTCGCGGGCCGCACCGACGGCATGGTCCGCCGCCTGGAGCGCGAGATGAACGCCGCCGCCGAGGAGCTGGAGTTCGAGCGGGCCGCCCGGCTGCGCGACGACCTGTCCGCGCTGCGCCGCGCCGTCGAGAAGCAGGCCGTCGTGCTCGGTGACGGCACCGACGCCGACGTGGTCGCGTTCGCCACCGACGACCTGGAGGTCTCCGTCCAGGTCTTCCACGTGCGCGGCGGCCGGGTGCGCGGGCAGCGGGCCTGGGTGGTGGACCGGGAGAACTCCGAGGGCGTCCCCGCGCTGGTGGACCGCTTCCTCACCCAGTTCTACGGCGGCCAGGCCGAGGCCGCGGGCGCCGCCGCCGAGGACGCCGCCCCGGTGCCGCGCGAGGTCCTCGTCCCCGAGCTGCCCGACGACGCCCCCGCGCTGGAGCGCTGGCTGGGCGGCCTGCGCGGCACGAAGGTCGGGCTGCGGGTGCCGCAGCGCGGCGACAAGCGCGACCTCATGGCGACCGTCGAGCGCAACGCCAAGGAGGAGCTCCAGCAGCACAAGCTGCGCCGCGCGGGCGACCTCACCGCCCGCTCCGCCGCCCTCCAGGAGCTCCAGGACGCCCTCGACCTGCCCAGCGCGCCGCTGCGGATCGAGTGCGTCGACATCAGCCACACCCAGGGCACCGACGTGGTCGCCTCCCTCGTCGTGTTCGAGGACGGCCTGCCGCGCAAGTCCGAGTACCGCCGCTTCGCCCTGCGCGAGGCCGCCACCGAGGGCGACGTCGCCTCCATCGCCGAGGTCGTGCGCCGCCGCTTCCAGGCCTACCTGAAGGAGACCGCCGAGGCGGGCGACGACGCCAAGCCCGGCATCGACCCGGAGACCGGCAAGCCCCGCCGCTTCGCCTACGCGCCGAACCTGCTGGTCGTGGACGGCGCCGGACCGCAGGCCACCGCCGCCGCGGGCGTGCTCGCCGAGCTGGGGATCGACAACGTCGCCGTCGTCGGACTCGCCAAGCGCCTGGAGGAGGTGTGGCTGCCGGACGACCCGGACCCGACTATCCTGCCCCGCACCAGCACAGCCCTCTACCTGCTCCAGCACCTGCGCGACGAGGCGCACCGGTTCGCCATCGCCTACCACCGCCAGAAGCGGTCCAAGCGCATGACGGCCTCGGAGCTGGACGACGTGCCCGGCCTCGGCCAGACGCGCAAGGCGGCGCTGCTGAAGCACTTCGGCTCACTGCGGAAGCTGCGTGAGGCGAGCATCGAGGAGATCAGCGGGGTGCCCGGCGTGGGACGGCGCACCGCCGAGGCCGTGCGCGCCAGACTGGGCGCGGCGGCCGGTACCGAAGGGGAGCGAACGTGA
- a CDS encoding Rieske (2Fe-2S) protein — protein sequence MTTTDPGPLSRRRVLCGVLVALAVPGGLAACGDGGSSSSAPTTGPTGTGGGAATGGASAPATSATGGSATSGGQSLVALADVPDNGGVVVDGPKGKPLVLVRTGSEVKAYDATCPHVGETVGAPKDGTITCPAHGSRFKASTGEVTNPPAQRGLTAVQVAVQGDQVVYVGP from the coding sequence GTGACCACCACCGACCCAGGCCCCCTCTCCCGCAGGCGCGTGCTCTGCGGAGTGCTCGTCGCGCTGGCCGTCCCCGGAGGCCTGGCGGCCTGCGGCGACGGCGGCTCGTCGAGCAGCGCCCCCACCACCGGCCCGACCGGGACGGGGGGCGGCGCGGCCACCGGCGGCGCGTCCGCCCCGGCGACCTCGGCCACCGGCGGCTCCGCGACCTCGGGCGGCCAGTCCCTGGTGGCGCTGGCGGACGTCCCTGACAACGGCGGCGTGGTCGTGGACGGCCCGAAGGGCAAACCGCTCGTCCTGGTGCGCACCGGCAGCGAGGTCAAGGCCTACGACGCGACCTGCCCGCACGTCGGCGAGACCGTGGGCGCCCCGAAGGACGGCACCATCACCTGCCCGGCGCACGGCAGCCGGTTCAAGGCGTCGACGGGCGAGGTCACCAACCCGCCCGCGCAGCGCGGCCTGACCGCCGTGCAGGTCGCGGTCCAGGGCGACCAGGTCGTGTACGTCGGCCCCTGA
- a CDS encoding Rieske (2Fe-2S) protein yields MDRRTLLCGLLALTTPVVATACGPGAPTRRPGVGSGKAGDRIAALADVPVGGGALVDVSTDGQLLLLRPAETELRAFNPACPHAGATVNPPAKGSVACLAHGSTFDPATGEVRSGPAKQDLAEVPVRVMGQDVLLA; encoded by the coding sequence GTGGATCGGCGAACCCTCCTGTGCGGCCTGCTCGCGCTCACCACCCCCGTCGTCGCGACCGCCTGCGGTCCCGGCGCGCCGACCCGCCGTCCCGGCGTGGGCAGCGGCAAGGCCGGTGACCGGATCGCGGCCCTGGCCGACGTGCCCGTGGGCGGTGGCGCGCTGGTCGACGTGTCGACCGACGGGCAGCTCCTGCTGCTCCGCCCCGCCGAGACCGAGCTGCGGGCCTTCAACCCGGCCTGCCCGCACGCGGGCGCCACCGTGAACCCGCCCGCCAAGGGGTCGGTCGCGTGCCTGGCGCACGGCAGCACGTTCGACCCCGCCACCGGCGAGGTGCGGTCCGGCCCGGCGAAGCAGGACCTCGCCGAGGTCCCCGTCCGGGTGATGGGCCAGGACGTTCTGCTCGCCTGA